The following coding sequences are from one Halococcus salifodinae DSM 8989 window:
- a CDS encoding lamin tail domain-containing protein, which translates to LQRPSPDAFNEARSMEQVLPIAKQFVAGADGGNTDDTGSGDGGADDGETDGSGNLSIAALQADAGGNDIANLTDEFVTYGNTGDASLDLSGWTVTDSSGTTYTFSDGTTLAPGEEITLYTGSGTDTDTERYWGQANEVWENGADTMTVRDASDEIVLQRSYP; encoded by the coding sequence CCTCCAGCGCCCCTCGCCCGACGCGTTCAACGAGGCGCGCTCGATGGAGCAGGTGCTCCCGATCGCGAAGCAGTTCGTCGCCGGCGCTGACGGCGGCAACACCGATGATACTGGCAGTGGTGACGGTGGAGCGGACGACGGCGAAACGGACGGCAGCGGCAACCTCTCGATCGCCGCACTCCAGGCCGACGCGGGCGGCAACGACATCGCGAACCTGACCGACGAGTTCGTGACCTACGGGAACACCGGCGACGCCTCGCTCGACCTCTCGGGCTGGACGGTGACGGACTCCTCGGGAACGACGTACACCTTCTCGGATGGCACGACACTCGCCCCGGGCGAGGAGATCACGCTGTACACCGGCAGCGGCACCGACACCGACACCGAACGCTACTGGGGGCAGGCGAACGAGGTCTGGGAGAACGGCGCGGACACCATGACCGTCAGGGACGCGAGCGACGAGATCGTCCTCCAGCGGTCGTACCCGTAG